In Scomber japonicus isolate fScoJap1 chromosome 3, fScoJap1.pri, whole genome shotgun sequence, the genomic window tAGACAAATCTTTAAGATAATACTCAGGAGGAGAATTGGGCTGTGCATAATGAAACCATGACTCAGAACCTATGTTTCAATTCCGATTTGCTCAGGAAATGtattaaatacttaaatattaatattatcttGAAATTAATGGCAAAATGTTTCTGAATCCTCACATGATCTTCAGTCTCAAACTGCACTGTGACTCTAAGCATTAATGGCTTTTACACTATACAAAATAGTTTTCAAGTGTTTTACAGAACTTTAAGAAAGGTATGTAGTTCTCGgctgattttaaaaatattttaaaacattgaaaGTGGAGAGGTGACAGGAAACAAAGGCACAGATGGGTTCCCAGCTGTTCTCCAAGTTCTGTAactttcaccaaaaaaaaagccaaacagaAGTAGGATCTCATTAAAAGTTAACAATTTAGAATTTCCTTTACGATTGTTTTCCACCAGCTCAGATTTTTATGCATGGTCTGTTGCTCCAGCTGTCGATAGAGATTTTCATGCAATAGATTGCAAAGTCAAAGACACCAATCAACATCAGCAAGCACATTGATTCGTCTGATAATGAGTTCAGATAGCCACATTCCACAGGGTCCCTAGGCATAACACATCAATacacacttcatttaaaacttttTGTTAAACAAACTTGtattaaattgtatcaaatctAATGCTGGACATATTTAAACCTTTATCAGTTTGTAAATAACACTGTAAAGACTAATGCTGTATGGTTTCAAATGCTTTATCATGTACCTGCTTACAGTACATGACAAAATAAAGGAcaattaatgtttaaaatgaacattttatggTTTATCACCTTTAATGACAGTTAAGCTGATGTTGCTAAGATGACAGATGTTATAGTTAAAACATCCTTTATTCTAAGCTAAAAGAGCTGCTCATCAGGACTAGTGAAGCTTTGCAGGATACATGCAGTGAAATAATGAACCACTCAATGACAAAAGTGAGTGAGTTAAGCTGGTTGTTTctgtgaaaaaaataagaaatgagaCAATGGTCTTTGTTTGTAGATcaattgaaattaaattaaaataaaatatattcattcaaATGTATTCTTTCACACCAGAAAAAACTGTTCTTGCAAGCTGTTGGGGTACATAATATCCTGCAGCATCATTAGTAAAAAAGATAAGGTACAAGCAGCAGCTAACTACCTAGTCAGCACTGTACAATGCATTTGGCCAATGTCCACTACAGTGTCTGTAGCAGTGCAGCTTTATGCTTCCCAAACAACCTTGCATTTGTGTGATCCAATTAAGTGAATTTGTCTTGTTAGCAGGTCATTGAGCTTGCAGTGTTGCAGTGTGGCACGCTGAGGTATTTCACTGTGGGGTTTTTTCTGAATCGTGCAGTGTAAAGGGTAAATATGAGGCTGCAACACAATCAAGCCTCAAGTTACATTATATCCATGCGTCAAAACTGTGCCAAAAGAGCCAATCTTTTTCTGGAAATGTGTAGATTGTTACTATTTACATCCAATGCAAAGGTGAGTGGCAATGCAGGAAGTAGTGTGTCCTTATGTAGCAGGGCAACAGGGTGTAGCATATTTGACTTTCATGTAGGAGACCAGAGTCCATGTTAAAATTGGCATCTTATTGAAGGTACTTTATCTAATCCTCTAACAGATGTTAGATGTAAGGTTGAGGCACACCTTACTGCACTTTCGTTTGGTATTTAAAAAGCGATAAGCTTTCTGATACCAAACTAAAAGTTATTTCTAGGTAGTGCAGTTCAGTAGTTCACCCAGTGCAGCTTTGACCTGTTGTAACATTTCCTGTCTAGTCCAGCAACTGCATGTGACATCAGGAAAACCTAAGCGACATCTGTGCCACCACCCAACCTGACCCATCACAATGAGCGTCTACTCCCAGCAACCATTCACTCAGTTCAATCAATCATTGACAACCCatcattattaaacattatgCAGCGTGTGGCAATTAAGAGGGCAAGGAAGGTATGGAGACACAGGTGAGTGCAGGTCTTATCTAGACCCTCCAGCTGTGCCCCAGTTACCCATCACCGCCTCTGGTAACAGGAATTTAGTTCACAGAGTTTAAAATTAGCCTCAGCATCTATCATTTTCCACCGGCTGAATAGGTTGGTGTCGGAGCCCTGGCATGGACAATCTGTCTCTTCACGTCTGTCTGTCCCACCTCAAAGCACCATCACTCAAACACACTGCCGTGTCACAGAGGACAAAGACAGTACCTGCAGAGCAGAGAAATAGCCTATCGCTGTAGGACACATAAGCAAACACTCAGGGAGTTAGTTTAACACATGCTCTGGTGAGCGTCAACAATGACAGAGGAACTATCTCTCTTCATGCAATCAAATGAGATTGAAAGGGCAAGAtgagtgtttttgttgtgtctTTAACATGAAACAAGATGGAAATAAGATTATAAATCACATCTAGAAAAAATAATACTCTAAAAAAGTTCTTTTTACTGAGGCTAAAGCTGCAAGAGCTCAGCTGACATTACTATAAATCTCCCCCCATTTAAGAGCTGGTGACTGAACACGGGACAAGAGCTACAACACATCAGCTGGAGGGTACCGAGCAGCAGCACTAACACAAGGCAGCCTATCAGTCAGCTGCTACCGACTATGTGGGTTAATATACTGTGACATTACAAACAGGCCTCATTTTGCAGTATAGACAATGGAATAACACACCTGAGGCCTgagattttttaaatgcagcccAAAAGCAATTTTCTTTGAAATTACTTCTTTCCCAAAGTGGTTTTTGTTATATTAGCTTTACTCAATTTGCATATTGAAACTACCGTAGCCCTTACTTTTATTATGTGGCTATGTAATGATTTAATTTCTcttcatttagtttatttttgcCTCACTGATACATTCCccatttatctatttatttaggACTCTGCTCTCCCCCACTcttctgtatttctttttttcttgtctaaTACTGATAGGGGTAATAATTGACCTTTAGCAACATTTACAGCAAGTATTACACATTATGATGACAAATAGGTTGCAGTCATTGATTCTGTAATTTAATAGTGATTGCATGACCTTGACTGCCACAAATAAgaaaattcacacacacattattatttgtatGGTTAAAGTAATTACACATCCTCATTAGTGCAGGACAAGCTCATAGCTAACCACAAACTACAGTATACTGTGCTGTACTTGCACATATGAAGACTCAAAAtggtgataaataaaaaaaaaactctgaactacatatttgtttatttttatatttgatatacAACATTAAACATATTCTTATGCAAAAAGCATTAATAGAATCACATGCAAAAAGTTGATATGGTGCCTGTCAACCAAGTTATTTAGAGACGCTACTCGGCCACACAAGTATTTTCTCTTATCATTCCAGATTAGGTTGCAGACTCAAGATTAGATACTGACAGTGACAGGGGAAGTTGGATTGAGCTATACAGGCAGTTAAAGGCCCTGAACACcctcacacaggtgttttcaacATCTTCTGGCTTCTGACTTTTGCTGAAGTTGTATAAGGGTGGAGCTATGTTGGAATTTTATGGGTTACTAATCGTCATGAATCAACAAGAATTACAAATGTtttatctctccctccctaAAAGTTgcaataaaactaattaaaactagAGGGTCACGCACGTGTCAATCAAGTaggtgaaaacacctgtgtgagtgtgcagaGCCTTTAACCAACCTATGAACCTGTAAAAGTAAGagtgatgatgaatgatgaagacTGCTGATAATATATATCACCACAATCACTGGATTCCTCTTTATGGAGTTCATCTCTGCAGAGATTTGATAGACTGAAGAGTACCATAGAGAAAGCTTTTTCTATTAGCTGTATTAGATATAGTACTGTGCCATTTTCTGTTGTGAATGAGCACCAACTAAGAATTCCCACTTTGCACGGTGCAATAAAACTATCATGAGAGTGAGAGGAGTGATAATAAACCACACCCTGTATGAGCACACATACAGAAGAGGGCTGTTCAGGCGCAACAAGTGAAAACAGTTGTGAGTTAAACCTTTAATGGTGTCTTCTCTGTGTTCATATCTAAGGACACAGCCTCAGGGAGTAATCAGCTCTCCACTGATACTATTGAGGTCAAGGTCACAGTGGTTGTAATTAAAGTGCACTTGGattcttattttaattatgAATCAGAATAAGACATCATTCAGAATAAAGATGCATCATGTTAACACCCGAAAGATTGTTTTTCCCTTTGAAACGTGTTATTCAAGGCCTCCTTCTCCTAACTTTCTGActgttattcttttttattacacatgattttaaaaaaaacactttctttcCGTTTACTGACTGTGATGAAAGTAAATTGGACGTAATTTATTTAACCATTGTGAGTCATTACCTAAAATCGCCACTGTGCTATATATGAGTTATGAGTATTCTGAAAAGATTTCAATTGCAACACGATGCTCAGTAACTAAAGTATGTCTTTtttcaacacacatacacacacacatacagacacacacacacacacattcaccttgTTACCACCTGACAAAGACACTAAGTGATTTGACCCTTACCCACTGTACACACTGCTCATCAGTGTTCCCAATTGCGGCTGCTGATATTCACCGGTATCGATCGAGGTGTCGGGGTTTGTGGAAGGTGTAATGTTTATTGATTGTGGTGCTGGGCTTGGGTTAAGGGTAAGGTCAATCTTTCCAATCACTCCTGAGGATTTCTTCCAGTCCTGGGGAAGATCCCCCCCTCAATCAATAGCTCATTATTGTGCTTCTTCATGCGGCAGTATAAGGGCAAAGACAACAAAGGTCATTTTCTATGGCAAGATCAGCCTCTTAATGAACTTTGCTTGCTGTGCAGTGATTGAGATTACATGCCCACAGCTAGTCTGACAATCATAATATAAAAGCTTACACATGTCTAGAATCAATTATTCTTAATTAAATTATCATAATATAAACTATCAGCTGTGTCTATAAGtatcatttgaaataaatagATAACTTATTATAGTTACTTATTCAAAAATGATCATGTGctgcattttaacacattaacacGTCATGGGTCATGTAACAACAACAGCATTTATCTAGAATAGAGGTTTTCAAAGTGGGATTATCCCCAGGGGGTTCCAAACAATTTTAGGAGAGATTCAGTGAATGGAAGTGAACACATATACATTAGTTATTACATCAGTCATCAAAAGGAgatacagtattttattgtttttcccaCTTTCCCAGGGTCAGAAACTAATACATGCTTTAAGACAGGCTTTCTAAGTATCTGGTGTAGACTAAAGTTATGTCAAACAGCATTATCAGGCTATCTTGGCTCAAATGTTGAGTATCTATGGGATCATGGGCCTGATCCAGAAAGCATAACTTTTTATTGTCCTCAGGTGATCAAATGATTTTCACGCCCATTGTGTAaataattactgtaattacatAATTATATGTAATCAGACAAATTACATCCTTTTTTTAGAACAGATCATCAGTCATGTCTTATGGTGTCTTGATGTCAGACCAATGCAGCTTGGATCTATATTTCAGTTAGTTGTATGATTTTTCCCCATTTCATCTTTACTGACTCAAAATAGACATGCCTCTTCAAGGTCCAATGTAAAGGATTTAGTGGcttctagcagtgaggttggaGGTTGAGGTGTTTGTGAAACTTGCAAACTACTGGGCCACTGTAGAAACCTGGTGCTACAACATGTCAGACTCCGTGAATGAGGACCACCTCCCTCTGTATGTTAGgaaaggtaatgaaaacacaacaattcttattatcaagggattatacactaatgaaaGTATTTcgtttatgaatattatattccgtTTCTGTAAGGTCCgctctgctagatgccactccAACAGTTACTCAAGCAAAGTAGTCTGAGACAAAATCCACCAAAAAAACCTATCAAGAGGCAGCAGGTAGATCTGCTTACAAAATTGAAATTCTGTCTCGTGTTACACTATACAATTTTCCTGATGCAGGTAAATAAAGCACAAAACTTTCTATTTGTCCTCTTTATGGTTTATTTGTGTTATCCTTCAAGTTGACGCTTCAAGCTAAACAGTTCATGAGGGGTCATATGAGTGTTTTTGCTCCACCTgaccattttctttcttttcaaattTGTCTTTGGGATTATCTTTTAAATCACATAGGTTCACGTCCAACTATTGTATGTTCTGAACTGATATGGCTTTTATGGGCCCAAGCACCTGCTACTGTAACATTCCTTTCTTGttctattttctgtctttatttgagAGGATCTTAATTATACTTGAACATCAGGAAGGTGAAAGAGAGTCacaaaacaagaaacacaaTAAGCCAGTTCATTGTCTCCATTGTAGCAGCATGACTTCTTTATTAGTACTCTCCTAACTGGGGGCACATTACCTGTTGCTGAGATCTATCATCTGGTGTTGCGGACAAAATGGTTAAATGCAGAACAATATGACCAGTGATCTTCTTGAAGGAAAAAACAATTATAGACCATATTATCAGCCTCTTTGGGGTATGTGATGACCAGTGCTTTTCGATTGTTCAGTCCCCCTCTTTGTGCTGTCATGCACAACATTACAGATGTAAGCATACTTTACAACTATTGATCTTTATTGCTCCTCATCAAGGTAATCTTGGATCATGAGAAGCATCAACAGTTACTGGGTTATAGGATTAGGGTTACACTGGTGCACAGCAGAGATTGCACTGCTACTTGGACTAAAGGAAACTGAGTTTGAGCACCTCTATTCTGAATAGCAGCTGAATCACAAACCTCTCAGTGGATGTGTTTTCTGGAGAAGAGGTGGTTGGATTGCTTATTCTTAGCTCTTCTGGCTTGACTGACATATTATAGACATTTCCACTGGCAGGTCTGGATGTACGTATATGCTATGTAATGCACTTACAgggcttgtttgtgttttctaagATGATTTGTTGACTTGAGAATTGGCAAAGGCACATCCCAAATGTTTGTGCAagtcaaaaagaagaagacagaacTTTCAGGCACTTTTGCTTTGCTGATTCACCAGTCGGgataaatgtgacatttttaatataattttgttGTCTTAATGGGaaaatgattcatcacttgTAATTATCCTAGTAGTGATTTAACTGGTTTGGTGAGAAGATAGAACGTTACACTGTTTGTATTTGGCGTGTGCctctgcattattattattatgaatgaaGCTAACTTTAATTCCTCTGGAATGTATAATCAGTGCCAGTACTCTTAGCCTCAAGTGATAATGAAAaactgactttctttttttttttttttttttggtaaccTGCCAATACAGAATGTGAGTGCAGGaggcacatttaaaaatacacacttgTGTGTGCAAAACAGAGTGCAGTTCAAATTAACAAAGTGCATTTTTAGTGTGTAGACTTGTATGTGTTGCACATGCATGTTAGCAGCACATGCAGCTTTCACTACCTCACATGTAACTGGTGAGTTGTGCAAGGTAGCAGAGTTTGTCTGCAAGTTGCTGAACCCTCCAGGCATTTTTACACACTTCCCATTCTAATTATTGGGTGTATGGGTGTGATCGGTTTGAGAGAATACAGTATATGTTCACACTTCATTGTTTCTTATTGTACGCTGGGAATAGCCAAGGGTGGAATTCTGCTTATGTGTCGTCTtggctgtgtttgtctgtgtgggCTGCTTACAGTAACAACAGACACAAGCTTTACTTGGCCCTGGATGTGAAGTAGTTAGTCTTATGAATTCTGCCCTGCTCCCTGTGATCACTTAGCCTGTCCCTGTCCctgattaatgtttttttatgtcagtCCAGTTCTCCATTTATCATTATTGCTTATTAGTTTAGACACTTGTGTTATTTCTTTTATGAAagtttggatttaaaaaatatccTGCAGCCCCTGAACATGTCAAacttaaaagaggaaaaaagcatTCAGTCAAATTTGTTACTATGATAGTAATGTCTGCACcatctccctcttcctcttcttttgtccctccctcttcctactctgtgtgtgtcatgtgattaaagtttttttctccatacaTTCAGTCACACCTTACCTGCCCCATAAGAGCTTGCTTCTTGCTTCTGATTAATGTCAGTGGAGTCAAATGAGGTTAGCTGTCTGATTTGCAGACAGTCAGGTCACTGCTGTTGTTTCTCAAACACTGCATGCTCACCAAATATGTACAAAGGGGATGAAACGGTGCCATCTCTACTGATTTACTTTTTCGCTCAGCTGTTCTGTGAGCTTAGAGCAGCTGGAGATCAGCTCTGAGATGTCACGCACAAAGcatataaaacagaaactgCACAATTATCAAGTttgcaataaaaagaaaatcaattttgaaGTTAACTTGGTGCATGTGTTGGAGTCAACAGTAACAACCAAACAGCAACTACCAGATTGTATCCCTCCACCGGAGCTTCCTCCTGGCGAAACATAGTTACTACATAGATTGTAACTTTGAAAGATACTGACTCGTTTTAGCTACTAAGACTCTTCATGCTTCATATTAGTTTCAGATTAATTTTGGAATGATTTTTTGCACTGAACCAGGGTGCTCAGTTTTGGCCCCTATCTCTTACAGTGTAATTGCATTCCAGTGTAACACCTTCAGGGTTAGTATGGAGAGTAGGAATTGTTACAGCAATCAAGACCAATTTCCACATACATGATGGCACGTGAGTATTAAGATAGGTTTGAAAAACCGAAACCAATTAATTAATGAGATGTTGGAGGGTTTTCTGTTAGCTCTATTTGTATCTGCTCTTTCTGAGTGgtaatgtaatgttttgagGCTTTAAGACCCTAATAAATTATGATTTTGAtagaaaatggaaatgtggagtcAGACTTACATTAGGTGCATATGTTGAAGACTGAAAACAAGCAGGGAGTGAGTATGTGGAAAAGTGGTACAGCACTGCCCTCATGTGAAATTGTCAGTGTGGAAATTTCATCTCACTGTTAAAACAACTGGAAGGAGGCTTGAAGGAGACAAATTGTGtcatcctctttctttcatttaacacaacaataatgagaaaatgatacAATAATTTTGTtctcagatttattttattcagattctTGATGTCATTTGCTGCAACTTCACAAAATAAATCTGGTTTTATCATCAAGGCGGAAATGTGAATCAAAGCAGGGAATCATTTGAcaatacaggaaaaaaaacaaggcaGTAACCAATCTGTTCAAAGTTTGCACCTTAActgtaaacatgtaaaaaatcaTCATTTGTCTTGTGATCAGATGGTCAATGACTTGCTCTCTTTAGCAGTATCAGCACTCAAATACAGAAATGGAGATGTCaactcagaaataaaaatacacacactccaCTTGAGCTATAGGATTTTTTTTCAGAGTAGTTAATCAGTGCACTACAGtacaaacagtatgtaagttGACAACATAGAGTACATTTCCAAATGTTTTCCTTGCTTAGTTTTAACACTCCTTAAGGCCTTAAGTGGTTAAGGCCTTTGTTTTTCGTTTTTCTAACTTCTTGGAttgctcattttctttcattgcagaaagaaaacacatgtTGTCTTGCTAACTGACCTGGCTCTTGTGTGTTTAAGGCTGTGATTACCTTCAGAAACTCTTGATAAATTATGTGGAACAGTacagaataagaaaaaacacCCAGTGGGTCTTGATAGTGGTGGCAGTGTAACACAATCCAATGGGTATTTAATCAGACATGATTTATGGAATCACAGATTTTTGGGATCTTCAACTCTTGATGAACAACACACTTCATGATATTACATAGCACCATGAAAGGACATATTCAAGAGTTTCTGAGGGGGAAGAGagactgttttcctttttaatataaTCTCCTTGAGCTGCTGGTTGAGGAGACTGTGGACTTGGTGACAGAGCCGCCATAGCCAGAGCCGCCATAGCCAGAACCACCATAGCCGCCAGAATAGCCCATTCCACCGCTGGAGCTGGTGAAtgctgaagaagagaaggaaaaaaaaacttaaatcttATCATTTATCCATCCATTTGTAAGTGTGATCTGTTAGTGAAGGTACCACTTATAATGACTTACCACCTCCTCCAGAAGTCTGCTGCACATGGACGGTTGCGCTGGAGCCTCCACTGGCCAGTCTAATGGTGGAATAATGTAGAATTAATACCTAATTCAGAATCAGGCTAATGCTGCAGCCATGAAACAACATTAGATATTCAAATGTATCCCACCTGCACTCCTCTCCTTCCAGCAGTTTCCTGTAGGTGGCGATTTCAATGTCCAGGGCCAGCTTGACATTCATCAGCTCCTGGTATTCGCGCACCTGGCGGGCCATATCCTGCTTGGCTCTCTGCAGAGCGTCTTCCAGGTCTTTGATGCGGAGCTTGGCATCCTTCACTGCCAGCTCACCACGCTCCTCAGCCTCTGCAATCTGAGCCTCAAGGCTGGCCCTCTGTGAGAAATGATGTCGCAGATGTTTTAAATTTACACAGACTCTTATGCAGCTTCTTAAATACTAAGATGTCATCCACAAAAAGTTATCGAAATATACCTGTCCCTTGACGGCCTCGATCTCATTCTGAAGACGGGCAATCATGCGATTCAGCTCGGAAATCTCAGCCTTGGTTGAGCGAAGGTCCTCACCATACTGTCCAGCAGAGGTCTGTATCTCCTCATACTGTTGTGAAGAATGCAACAAGTGTTACCAAAAGCATGATCCAGAGGACTGCAAGGTGCTGcaagtgaaatgtaaaagataCACAGGATAAAGTCTCTGGTTTTGCTCACCTTCTGTTTGTACCAGGTCTCTGCCTCAGCCTTGCTGCGGTTGGCAATGTCCTCATACTGAGCACGCACTTCAGCCACAATAGAATCCATGTCGAGGTTACGGCTGTTGTCCATCTCCACAATGACAGATGTATCCTTGATCTGGGACTGCAGCTCACGAAGCTCCTACAGAACCAATTGTTGTTGCATATTTATATAATGGCTTGATGACTATCAACTTTAACTAAGTATATACTGGTATATACTGGTAATATGAAGATTATATTAGATGGTACATACAGCCTCATAGACGGCCCTGAGGAAGTTGATCTCATCCTGAAGAGCATCACACCTGGCCTCCAGCTCAACCTTGTTCATGTAGGCAGCATCAACATCCTGGAGAGGAATTGATTTACAAAGAAGTGTTATAACAGGCCACACTGTATTAAAGCcatcataatgttttttattttgatctATTCGCACCTTCTTTAGGAGGACAAACTCGTTCTCTGCACCTGCACGTTTGTTGATTTCATCTTCGTACCTGTTGGAACACAAGGCAACACATCAGCATGtccctttttatctttttattagCTCACCATGTTGGGTATATGTTATAACTATGACTGTATCATGCTAGCACTCACTTCCTCTTGAAGTCCTCAACCAGTCCCTGCATGTTCCTCAGCTCTCCCTCCAGCTTCATCTTCTCATTGCCCAGTCCGTCGAGCTGTCTGCGCAGGTTGCCGATGTAGGCCTCGAACATGCTGTCGATGTTGGAGCGGGTGGTGGTCTGTTCCTGCAAGAGGCTCCATTTGGTCTCCAGCATCTTGTTCTGCTGCTCAAGGAAACGTACCTGAGGAGACACAAAGTCATGGAAGattgtcaaaaaatgttttgttttaaaaagattaattttaatttgttaaacaatatataaatgtaaagtaattCAATTGAATTCTTTTCAGGTATAGtagagataaaaaaaatcttatcatTCATAAAGGGGTGGATCAGACGGAATGAGTTTGAAGGGTGTGTTGTTTATGGTATACTTTATCAGGTTTAAGTGCCTCACCTTTACCTGCATAACTGAGTAGAGACATACATATCTCAATAGCCACACCCTGTAGTCACATCCGTTGTAACTCATGAACACATATCTTTGCTTGCTCGGCATTCAATCAGTTGTAAAAGTTGCAAAAGTTGTAACAGGGGTCATTTTAAGCCTTTAACACAACTTTTACACACATGTTCCATGGAAGATGTGTTGGGCTACATTTGTAGAGTTTTTTTTACCTATTGTGTCTCTTGTGTTGCTATGACTCATGCTACATACTCTATGCTAAGCTATGAAGGCCACACACTCACTCCAGCCATAAAAAATGTAGGTGTGGCAGATAAACCACAGAAGACAAAGCAGCTGCAGTATTATGGGATGAGTGCTTTGTTTTGTAAGTTTTTGGCCAAGTGCCAATAGATAGTGTTCAAAGAGGCTCACTCTACACACAGGAAGATACTGTGTATATTCAGTAAAAGCATATATGTGGTGATTGTAGCATCAAAATCAAGCAGAAGTTGCTGCTTTTGTGTTGCCCATAACAACCAGATGATAGGTGCAATCTGCAAATAACAGACTTTGGACTCTGTGGCTATTGTGCAGACAGGTCATTTTACTCTCTGCCAGTCTCCCAGGTAGGGGATGGGTGAGTCACAGTAATATAATCCCCACCCATGTTTAGATAGTGGGCAGAGAGGCTGCCACAGGCTATGACAGGTTGACAGGCCAACTTTTTCCAAAGGTAGAATAAGGATGAAGCTGCCACTATAAGAAGGGGTCACGATCATGAACAGACTTTGAGATTTTTATAAGCTTCCCTAATCCCAGAGGCTGTAACTCATTGATGGATACAACACCACAGAGATAAGATTCCAAGCAGTCTTGCTTACTCAGCTTTGTCAGTGAAAGGAGAATGTTTGGATTTAGTGAACAGTGCTCAGCAGTTTCGTTTAAACGTCCAAAAGCAGAttgctgctgtcttttttcCAAATTATGCATTAAagggcaaaaacaaaacaattcatTCACAGCTGGAGGTACTCAACACTAAGATAATGAGGCCTGCAGTAAATTACACATTCTGTATAAGACATGACAGATACATAGAGCTCAAAGGAACCCACCTTGTCAATGAAGGAGGCAAATCGGTTGTTGAGGGTCTTGAtctgctccttctcctgggTGCGGACAGCCTGGATGGTGGGGTCAATCTCTAGATTCAGGGGGGCCAGCAGGCTCTGGTTGACTTGGACGGCGGTGATCGGTGCAGCCACGAAACCGCCTGCTCCAGCACCAAAACCACCACCCATGGAAGACATACTATAACCGGAACCTGAGCCAtaaccagcaccagcaccaaaACCAG contains:
- the LOC128356256 gene encoding keratin, type II cytoskeletal 8-like, with the protein product MMTSRKAYSVSSSGGSTRRSLAGPGSSYSIKTRTSYGVGSGAGGAGFGAGAGYGSGSGYSMSSMGGGFGAGAGGFVAAPITAVQVNQSLLAPLNLEIDPTIQAVRTQEKEQIKTLNNRFASFIDKVRFLEQQNKMLETKWSLLQEQTTTRSNIDSMFEAYIGNLRRQLDGLGNEKMKLEGELRNMQGLVEDFKRKYEDEINKRAGAENEFVLLKKDVDAAYMNKVELEARCDALQDEINFLRAVYEAELRELQSQIKDTSVIVEMDNSRNLDMDSIVAEVRAQYEDIANRSKAEAETWYKQKYEEIQTSAGQYGEDLRSTKAEISELNRMIARLQNEIEAVKGQRASLEAQIAEAEERGELAVKDAKLRIKDLEDALQRAKQDMARQVREYQELMNVKLALDIEIATYRKLLEGEECRLASGGSSATVHVQQTSGGGAFTSSSGGMGYSGGYGGSGYGGSGYGGSVTKSTVSSTSSSRRLY